TGTAATTGGGTTACACAATTTTGGAATTTATGACTATGAAACGCATTTATGTTCTTACAACTTTTCTGATGCTTTCCTCTTTGGGAGCAACTTTCGGCCAATGGCTGAAAGTCGAGCCGGTATCACCCGGATCGGTCTATTCCCTCTGGTCCTCCGGCGATACACTTTTTGCCGGGGGCGACAGTCTTCTGTTCTACTCATTCGACTCCGGTAACACATGGGGAAATTCGTCAAAGGTGCCGGATGTTGAATACGGAATTAATGCGATTTTACCGGTCAATGGCGGAATATACATTGGTACCTCATTAAAAGGAGTCTATTTCTCTTCAAATCTTGGCAATTCGTGGGAAGAAAGATCTGCCGGATTAACAGGATTGGGAGCAAAAGAGATCAGTGATTTCGCTGTCAGGGATGATTATGTTTATGTCTCCACGATAGGAGGCGGCATTTACAGAAACTCACTCACCAATCCCGGAGAATGGGTTCTTTTTTCTGACGGAATACCCTGGAATACCGGCTGGACGGTCTATTGTTTAAAAAACATCGACGGTGATCTTTATGCAGGCGGGGGTGTGAACGGTTTTTACTATGTCAACCGGAAAAATACCTCAAACTGGGTTGAAATTTCTTTCGACTGGTTCAATGGTGAAGCCAACGGGATACTCGCGTTCGGGAAGAGCGGCAGCAAAATAGTAGCATCTGCACATCAGGGAGTCTATACTTCCACCGATAGCGGATTGACATGGACAAAACACAGCTTTGGGATCGGGCTCGTTGAAAGCAGCGAAATTTCCGTAAAAGGGAACACTATAGTTATTGCACTCTCAAAGGCAGCAAGATATTATATCTACTACTCGAATGACAATGGCGTTACCTGGTGGAGAAATGATATGCAGTCGGGATCTCTTGCCTATTCGATGAATATCAGCGGAGGAAAAATCTGGGCCGGCAGGCTGGATGGACTCTATTATAAACCCGATACGATTACAGGAATTGGTGATGATATCGAGACACCTGATGCGTTTTCTCTTTCACAAAACTATCCAAATCCGTTTAATCCATCGACTAAAATAAATTTCAGTCTCGACGCAGGTGGACAAATCACACTTAAAGTTTACAATGTTATCGGGAAAGAAGTGGCGACACTTGTTGACGGGTACACTAAAGCCGGGAATCATTCTGTATCATTCAGGGCTGATGACCTGCCATCAGGCGTGTATCTCTATAAACTGGTCACACCGTCGGGAACAAAAACGGGTAAAATGACACTTCTGAAATAAATTTGGGAAGCTGCCTGAAATCAAAATCTCAGGCAGCATCCGGTTAAATCAAAAAGCTCTCAGATTATATGTAAAAGTCAGCATGAAATACTGCTTCAGAACCTGAGTCGTTTTGTTCTCGATATAAATATCAGTTGCTGTTCTGATGAAACTTTTATTTTCATTCAACAGATCAAACACATCCAGTCTTAACTCTGCACGATCACCCTCCAAAAATTTGACACCAATTCCGGCATTCCAGAGTGAATAGGTAATATCTCCGCCATTCGAGATACCGGAAGTCTTGTAAAGGGAGTAATCAGTTCTTATGAAAAACAGATCGAAAACATTGAAGAAAAGGTTTGCGGTACCCGAATGTACCCAGTACTCATCATTTGTGTTTGGCAGCAATTCATTTCTTGCGATATAATATGAAGGTGACCAGGTGAACTTGAAATCGATGTCTTCACTGATGTTGCTCGCAATGGTTATACCCTGGTTGAAAGAATAGAGTTTTGATTCCGTTGTCAGAGACTGATATTCTGAAGGGAGCGTCTGATATCCGATTCCCACATTCAACGAAATATTGCTTTTGATGAATGGAACGGGAAGACCACCACTCAACATAAATCTGCCAATATTGCTCTGTTCAAAATTCCGGGAGAAGGAAAACTGTGAACCTCTTTTTACGAGAACATTTCTGCCAATAAGAGTGTCTTTCTGTGCTGTGAAGGAGGAACTTCCAACATAATCCTTTGTGATCTGCCAAAATGCCATTGTGAAAAAGTTGGCACCGCTTGTTTTATCAGTAGTAAGATATTGGGCAGACATTCTGTGAGAAAATTCAGCTTTCAGGTCGGGATTTCCGGCTTTGATAAAGAGGGGATTGGAAACATCATAAAAATTTTGAAGCTGTGTGATCGAGGGTGCGTTCACATTCGTGTTGTAGAATACTCTAAAATTCTGTGCCTCCGAAATTTTATAGTTGAACCTCAAGGAGGGGAGGAAATTGTAGAAGTCTTTTTCGGTTTTGATGTTATTCGGGAACGACTGATCTCCCGTCAACTGGGCAATCTGATAATTTAATCCCACATTCAGAGAAATTGCTTCATCTCTTAGACGATAGGCAATACCGCCTCTGTAAGTCATGTAGTCGTTATCATATTTGTTTGTGGAGATGGAGTCGAGCAAGTCATACCGGTTTAAGGCATTGTTGTAGTTGAAAGTGTTTTTGTCGCTGAAATTATTTGTCATACCCGCACTGATGCTTGCCTGCAACTGTCCGTTTTTTCCTGCCGGTTCGGTGTAAACCACATTGCCGGAATAATTGTAGCCTTTTACCAGGTCATTGCCTTTTTGATTTATGGTATCAAAAGTGACTATGTTGTTCCCAGTGGTAAATCTGTTATCGGAAAACTGGTTTCTGTCGAGTGTTCTTCGATTTATGCCGGTATTAATGGTGAAGGAAAGACTTCTTCCAGGAGTTGCGAAACGGAGTCTGTAGATCAACTCATTATTAAATGTATAGCCCGATCCGTCACTTCCTGATTTACTGTCAGTCGAGTTTGATCTTCCCTGATTCCCGAATGTACTTATACCGTAGTAAAGGCTTGCCGATTCATTGGTTTGGAAACTGAATCTCGGAGTGAGGACGATTGTGTTCATCGTGTCAAGATTATACTCCAGTCTGAAATTCAGTCTGTGATTATAGTTTTTTGAATTGGAGGAAGAGATCTCATCATACAACTGATTTCCGGGGGTAGATGTAAAATACTGTCTGCCGATGGTCTGGTTGTTGCTGTTGTCGGAGAAATTAAAAAAGTAGCTTCCGGTCAGCACAGCGGTTCTGCCCCAGTTTTCCTGATAGTTAACCCCTGTCGACCAGGTTTTTGTGTTACCCTCCAGGGCTCCGATGAGGAAATTATTTGCTGCATTGCCACCACCCCTGTTTCCGCCGCCGTGTCCGCCACCCCTTCCTTGGAAACCTTCACGGTGTCCACCGCTGCCGCCACCCTGGTTTAAACCAAGAAGGTCCTGCTGAGAGAAATTTTGCTGGTTTACATTATTAGCGAGTCCGAGGAGACTTATTCTTCTTCCTTCGGTGAAGAAATTTACAGTACCGCCACTCTGGAATTTTTCTGTAGAACCATATCCACCGTATAATTTCCCAAACTGCCCGTTTCTCCGGTCTCTTTTGGTTACGATGTTAATGGTTTTCGAAGTTTGCCCGTCGTCAAATCCCGTAAATCTCGCCTGATCACTGAGTTTGTCGAATATTTCGACTTTTTCAATCAGATCTGCCGGCAGATTTTTTAATGTCACATTTGGATCGTCACCAAAAAACGGCTGCCCGTCAATTAGCACCTGCTTCACTTCTTCACCCTGTGCTTTAAGTGTCCCTTCTTCTTTCTGCACACCCGGAAGTTTTGTAACAAGGTCTTCAGCAGTTGCATCGGGGTTGGTTTTGTATCCCTTGGCGGCAAAACTTAAAGTATCCTCACTTTGAGATGAGGGGATGGCGACACCGGTTATGTCCACTTCCTTCATCTCGATGCTTGTTCTTTTGAGCTTTAGTTTGCCCAGATCTGTCGTGGATTCGTTTCTTCTGACTCTCACACTGTCAGCAAAATCGAAATAACCCATGAAGGATATTCTGATGAGATATCTTCCGGGATTCGCCAACTTGAACTCAAACTCACCATTTGAACCTGAGAGCATATTCAATTGCTGCTGATCAGCTCTCGCAGGAATCAGGGAAATGCTGGCTCCCGGGAGAGACGAACCATCTAAAGAATCAACCACGATACCTTTAACGGAAAACGACTGCCCGAAAACGGGAGAAATCAGAGCGATTAGAATAAGAGACATGAGAGAGAGGTTCTTCATTGGGTTTCCATAACTGCTTTAATATAAGAATACTTCTATTTGACAAATATAAGGTAAGTTTGGTTTAAAATTCTTATCAAATTATGTAACCATTCAACACTCATCGTTATGAATAATACTGGAAAAGAATTAAATTGAGGTTCTAACAACAACATTTTTCATCATCAATCGGAGAGTCAAAATATGACAGTACAGGAAATTGCCAACCGCCTCGTGGAACTTTGTAAAGCAGGAGATTACGCCACATGCTACAAAGAACTTTATTCACCCGACTGCGTGAGCATCGAAGGGGAAGGTTCCCCAAACAGGGAAGTGAAAGGAATCGACGCAATACTTCAAAAAGGGAAAGAGTGGAATGAGATGATTGCTGAATTTCACAGTGCATATGTAGGAGACCCTATCGTTGCAGGCAGTCATTTCAGTTTAACGATGGGAGTCGATTGCACTATGAAGGACGGTAACCGCATGAACATGGAAGAAATTTGTGTTTATCAGGTAAAGGATGGCAAAATAGTTCTGGAACAGTTCTTCTTTTAATTTTGCCCGGCATAAGTATGCCATTCATGAAGAAACACCGCAAGGCTGCCGGATTCTACCGGAATAATCTTGCGGTGTTTTTGTTTTATACAGCCGTCTTTTTTTAGACTATTGCAGTTTGAACATTACGGGAAGTGCCACTCTTACCTTAACTTTTTTACCTTTGTGCACTCCGGGAATCCATTTAGTTGAGGTAAGGGCTTTTAGTGCAGCCTCATCACAGCCGTAGCCGATCCCTTTTTCAACTTTGGAGCTGACAACAATACCTTTTTCATCAATAACTCCCGAGACCACGACCATTCCCTGAATCTGCTTATTCTTTGCATCTTCGGGATAAACGACAAGTTTCATGATCCCTTCCATACCGCCGATTGGTTCGGGCATTTTATCGACTTCCAGATAAATCGAGTCTGATGGAACTTCGATATCCAGCTTTGCAGGGGCTTTTTTGTCTGCAGTCATTTCAACATCAAGCTTGTTCGGGGCTTTTTTGTCAAACGATGCAATCGATTTAGCTTCTCCACTTTGGGCTAAAGCTGCACCAATAAGTATGAACATTGCTAACAATAGTGATTTCATTTTTTTCTCCATTAAGTTAAAAATTGTTTTTTGATAAATAAAGTCCGGTTATTGTTCAGAAGTATTGTTTAACCCCGGTTTCACAACTATGGTGGGGTAGGCGTTAAACATCATTTTAATAGTCTGATCCTGTTCTTTTACTTTCAGGGTAATATTCTCGAGATTTGTACGGTAACTGCGAATCTCCATGTAGAAAAAGAGAGCAACAATTGCAAATACTATCGAGAAGGCATATCCCATATATGGCTGAAAACTGCTTTTGAACGAAACCGGGGTGCTTTTTATTTCCGGTTGTGTTGATCTCAAAATTCTTTCGTCGAGCTCATCCGGAAAATCTTCCTCTATCTGTCCAAGTCCGTTTTTTAATTTGCTGAGTTGCTGAAAATAGTCCCGTGCTTTTTCATCAACCGAGAGGAGAGCAAAGAGATTCGCTTCATCTTTTCGATCCAGCTCACCGTCGTACCAGGAATTAATTTTTTCATAAATATCGTTATTGCTCATAGTTATCTCACTAATTAAGAT
The nucleotide sequence above comes from Ignavibacteria bacterium. Encoded proteins:
- a CDS encoding T9SS type A sorting domain-containing protein, translating into MKRIYVLTTFLMLSSLGATFGQWLKVEPVSPGSVYSLWSSGDTLFAGGDSLLFYSFDSGNTWGNSSKVPDVEYGINAILPVNGGIYIGTSLKGVYFSSNLGNSWEERSAGLTGLGAKEISDFAVRDDYVYVSTIGGGIYRNSLTNPGEWVLFSDGIPWNTGWTVYCLKNIDGDLYAGGGVNGFYYVNRKNTSNWVEISFDWFNGEANGILAFGKSGSKIVASAHQGVYTSTDSGLTWTKHSFGIGLVESSEISVKGNTIVIALSKAARYYIYYSNDNGVTWWRNDMQSGSLAYSMNISGGKIWAGRLDGLYYKPDTITGIGDDIETPDAFSLSQNYPNPFNPSTKINFSLDAGGQITLKVYNVIGKEVATLVDGYTKAGNHSVSFRADDLPSGVYLYKLVTPSGTKTGKMTLLK
- a CDS encoding TonB-dependent receptor — translated: MKNLSLMSLILIALISPVFGQSFSVKGIVVDSLDGSSLPGASISLIPARADQQQLNMLSGSNGEFEFKLANPGRYLIRISFMGYFDFADSVRVRRNESTTDLGKLKLKRTSIEMKEVDITGVAIPSSQSEDTLSFAAKGYKTNPDATAEDLVTKLPGVQKEEGTLKAQGEEVKQVLIDGQPFFGDDPNVTLKNLPADLIEKVEIFDKLSDQARFTGFDDGQTSKTINIVTKRDRRNGQFGKLYGGYGSTEKFQSGGTVNFFTEGRRISLLGLANNVNQQNFSQQDLLGLNQGGGSGGHREGFQGRGGGHGGGNRGGGNAANNFLIGALEGNTKTWSTGVNYQENWGRTAVLTGSYFFNFSDNSNNQTIGRQYFTSTPGNQLYDEISSSNSKNYNHRLNFRLEYNLDTMNTIVLTPRFSFQTNESASLYYGISTFGNQGRSNSTDSKSGSDGSGYTFNNELIYRLRFATPGRSLSFTINTGINRRTLDRNQFSDNRFTTGNNIVTFDTINQKGNDLVKGYNYSGNVVYTEPAGKNGQLQASISAGMTNNFSDKNTFNYNNALNRYDLLDSISTNKYDNDYMTYRGGIAYRLRDEAISLNVGLNYQIAQLTGDQSFPNNIKTEKDFYNFLPSLRFNYKISEAQNFRVFYNTNVNAPSITQLQNFYDVSNPLFIKAGNPDLKAEFSHRMSAQYLTTDKTSGANFFTMAFWQITKDYVGSSSFTAQKDTLIGRNVLVKRGSQFSFSRNFEQSNIGRFMLSGGLPVPFIKSNISLNVGIGYQTLPSEYQSLTTESKLYSFNQGITIASNISEDIDFKFTWSPSYYIARNELLPNTNDEYWVHSGTANLFFNVFDLFFIRTDYSLYKTSGISNGGDITYSLWNAGIGVKFLEGDRAELRLDVFDLLNENKSFIRTATDIYIENKTTQVLKQYFMLTFTYNLRAF
- a CDS encoding nuclear transport factor 2 family protein, producing MTVQEIANRLVELCKAGDYATCYKELYSPDCVSIEGEGSPNREVKGIDAILQKGKEWNEMIAEFHSAYVGDPIVAGSHFSLTMGVDCTMKDGNRMNMEEICVYQVKDGKIVLEQFFF
- a CDS encoding energy transducer TonB produces the protein MKSLLLAMFILIGAALAQSGEAKSIASFDKKAPNKLDVEMTADKKAPAKLDIEVPSDSIYLEVDKMPEPIGGMEGIMKLVVYPEDAKNKQIQGMVVVSGVIDEKGIVVSSKVEKGIGYGCDEAALKALTSTKWIPGVHKGKKVKVRVALPVMFKLQ